The Marinococcus sp. PL1-022 DNA segment AGAAGGCCAAAGATGGTCAAAGCATAAGAGAAGGTACCGAAATCTAGAAAAATTCCAATCAACACCAATATCGCTCCTAAGTAGAAACCAGGATCAGATAAATCATTTTGTTCATCAATAGCTATTTTTTTTTGAAAAGCTGGATCGACTTTAATGAGTTCATCGAGGGTGAACTCGTATAATTCACTCAATCGAATTAAGTTATCAATATCCGGATAGCCTTTATTGGTTTCCCATTTATACACGGCTTGTCTGGAGACATTCATTTCCTGAGCTAGTTCTTCACGACTCATGTCATGATGTTCTCGTAAATGTCGTAATTGTTCCCCTACATTCATCTTCTCACCTCTTATTTCCACTTTATAACAATAAGAGGAAGACGACTATAAACGACTGGTAAAAAAGTGTAAACGAATGGTTTACTAGGGCTCATGTTCAGTCATTTTCTAACTTTTTCCTTCGAGGAACTAAAAGGGTAGACTGTCCAACAAGAAAAAACATCTAATGTAAAAAAGCAAGAAGTCTAACAATCATATATACTGTCTAAAACTTCTAGCCTTTTACATAATGACGATTATAGGTAGTCTTTGTTTTATACGAGGCTACTGCTTATGACAAAAATTCATTCATAAGCTGGATAGTGGTTTACGATTGCTTCATTTTCATCATGATTTGCTGATACAAGCCAAGTTTTTCGGCCGTCGATAAGTCCCCTGTATCGGTGGTTATCACATGGTGCTTTTTGCCTCTAGCTCCATCATTTCCTTTATTCCCTACGTCTAACATCGTACGCTCCCCCTGCATTAATGTTTGTTCCTGGTCATTTTGAATAAACGTATGAGGATTGATGCGAGGACTCTGGATGATGTATCGGTGGTCACGGACATCATAATAGAAAACGGCTTGTTTTTTGAGGCCCGCCTTAGACAATGGCGCCATTTCTAACAAGCCTCGGTGCTGCTGATTGACAAACACGTTCCATTTTGGCCGTTTAAGCGCCTTTTGCAAAGGAAGTTGTTCATAGTAAACCACGGTGTCATTGGTGGTTAATTCAATATTGCTATAATCGAACAAACCTAGGACAGTCATCCATTTTTCCCATGCGTTTTTATATCGAACGTCAAAAACAGCCGCATGGTGACCAGCATGATTGACTATCCTTACTGGATGCTGGTCGAACTGCTGCATCGGTTCTTGATAATAATAATCTTGGCCGGATAGCGGAGATAAATCCTGTTGACTCAATGATGATACATTTTCTTGGGCTTTTCGTCGAGATCTCACCATGTATAGAATATAAAGAGCCAGCACAACTAGTAAAACAACACAAAGACCTACATTTATAACATAGTTCTCACTCAATTCGTGAGCTGTGAATAGTGCTCGCAAGGGTTCGACAACACCAAGCAGAATGGTCAATAACAATGTAATAAAGATAATATTCCCTTGTTTCAATAAATACGCTCCTTTGTATGTATGTCTTAATACCATTCTTTTCTCGTATATTACTTTGCCTTCATGGGCTATGAGGCTTATGTTTGTCTCCGTTTCACTTTCCTTCGTAATAATCTTCTTTAATTTCTATCGTCGGCTGAATGGCTTGGTTGTTTTCGTTGAAGGTAAAAGAAAATACCAATAGAAATTGCCAGAACAAGACACAACGATAGAAATAACCACCCCGGCATATGAATAATCTTGCGCACGTCCATAAGAATCAGAGCAAACGAAATCGTCCCAAATAATTTATAAAACATTCTTAACATCCTCATGCTTCCCTTCTGGAACGTTTTCTTCTGTCATTGAGCAATTTCCCCACTACCAATGTGCCTGTTAGCGTAAAAACAAAACTAATCACCATTTCATACAGATAAGGCAACGCAAAAAAGGAATCCAACAGAATAAAACTGATGGTCGCCAATACACCTGATAATATGCCTGTCTGCCATTCATGCATAAAAAACCTCACCTTTAATAAAAAAAAAGAATGTAAAATAACCCCTGTTGCTCTTCTATTAGGAAAATGAAAAGAAGCATTTCCTCCAATAGAAATACTTCTTTTAAAGTTCTAAATCTTCCCCACCACGTCTTCCAAGAAGATCATTGTAAATCCACTCAAATGAGCTCTCCACAAATTCTAATTCGTAATCAAAAACCATAGATGTGCTGTAATAAAGCACAAAAATAACTAATATAACCACAAACAATTTTCCAATAGGCAATTTGTCGATCTTATTTTCTTTTCGTCGAGGCTGGAGAGGATCCTCCATGCGTTGTTTTCGATCTTGATAAGAGTTGTAAGGCATCTTTTTCTCCTACTGGTTGAGACTTGAAATTACTGCAAAGATTTATCACTAATTTTTTGGAAGAATAGACTTCGGCCAATGCACGTAAAAATGTTAATACAAAAACGATTGCTATCATTTTAAAAAGTTAGTAATAATAAAATCGAAAAGAAACCGAAATACTTATGTAAGACTATGTTGTCTGCACTGATAAGTTAATCGTTTACGCGATTAATAAACCGTTTAAACACGAAAGAAATAACGATCCTAAGAATGATAAATGACAATGCGGCTAGAAATAACCATTCCATCCCAAAATACCATAAACTTTGAGTATTGAATCCTGGAACATCATTTCTTAAAGCAGCAACGAAAGTCGCAGCTAATGCCATGGCTAAAAGAAACCAAGAATTATTTAAAATATGCATCAATCGATGCTGCATGCCCATACCTCCGTTTTCATCTTTATCATTTTGCGATTGGTTGTATATATTTTACCTCTCTTTGGATATGGTAAACAATGGATTTTAAGGAATAAATTAAAGGATATAGTCTCTAGTTAAAAGTTTTTTCCATGTTCAAATGAATCGTAAATCTCTACCGCCCTATTAGATAAATTTAAAAAAAGTAAATTCACCCTTCTATTATAAAGACGATGAGTTTGCGTTATTTCTTTATGTTTAAAACCCTTAATCTTTTACATACTTTCAGTAATTAGCAGGTATCAAACAAGAAGGAGCCACCTAGCTCCTTCTTGTTCCAGGCTGTCGAGAAAGTCTCCTTTCTCGACAGTTTTTTGTAGGCAAGTGCCCCGAAGGGTCGTATACTAAAAAGAAAAGGGGCGATACGCCATGCTTGGCAAAGCCGAAAATCACCGACTGGATCAAGTGACCGTTGCTGTGGAAGACCTAGTGCCTGCTGATCACTTTCTTCGGACCATCGATGCGATGATTGATTTCCGGTTCATTGACGAGCAGTTGGCTTCGTATTATTCGCCGACCGTCGGTCGGCCTTCGATTCCGCCGATCACCTTGTTCAAAATGATGTTTATCGGCTATTTTTACGGGATCCGTTCGGAACGCCAGCTGGAAAAAGAGCTTCAGACGAATGTGGCTTACCGGTGGTTTCTTGGTCTCTCGTTGACAGACCGTATCCCCGATCATTCCACGATCAGTTGGAATCGGCAGAGCCGCTTCCTCGATACGACGGTCTTCGAGGATATTTTTGATACCATCGTCCGGCAGGCCGATGCGTACGGCCTGGTCGACGGGCGGATTTTATTGACCGACTCCACCCATGTGAAAGCCAATGCCAATAAAAACAAGTTTCTGCGAAAAGCCAAATCGCCCAAAGTACCGGCGTACCTGGACGAATTGGAAGCGGATGTCCAGGCCCACCGGGAAGCGGAAGGAAAAAAGCATTGGGACCGCGGAGGGAGGGGAAGCCAGCTCCCACCAAGATGACCCGGGTCAGCCGAACCGACCCGGACAGCGGCTTCCTGATGCGGGAGGGGAAGCCGCAGGGATTTTTTTACCTGGACCACCGCACGGTGGACGCCAAACATAATATCATTACCGACACCTATATTACGCCGGGCAATGTGCATGATGCTGACCCCTACCTGGAGCGCCTCGAGGTTCAACGGGCCAAATTTGGATTTCAGGTGGAAGCCGTGGCGCTCGACGCCGGCTACTTCACGGCGTATCTATGCAAAAAACTGGAGGAACAGGGCATCTACGCCGTCATGGGGTACCGGCGCCCGGGGAAAAGCGGCCCGTACATGCCGAAACGCAAATTTCGTTTTGTTCCGCAGAAAAAAGCGTATGTCTGCCCGATGGGCTGTCTGTTAACCTATCGTACGACCGACCGGAACGGCTATCGTCACTATCGCTCCCGCCCTCAGGACTGCCAGGGCTGTCCGTTGCGGGAGGATTGTTTTTCCCCATCGGCAACATCCCGGGTGGTGAGCCGGCATTTATGGGAGGATTTCAAGGATCTGGTGCGTGCCCGGAAACGGACCAACACCGGCAAAGCGTTGTACCACTTACGGACCCAGACCGTCGAACGCAGTTTTGGCGATTCCAAGGAGCTCCATGCGTTTCGGTATGCCCGGTACCGAGGGCACCCGTTTGTCCAGGAGCAGGCATACCTGACCGCTACCTGCCAGAATATGAAAAAAATCGCCCTCATCCTCACCAAACAGATGACGTAGAGGGCGATTTTTTTGATGAACCAGCCAAAAAAGAACGTGGATCGAACGATCCACGAACAAAAGCGACACTGCTATTGTGTTTCTCAACAATCTGAAACACCCCGTTTTTATCGTCAAAAACGGGGTGTTTTCCATCTACAAGTTCGTCTATAATATGATGTACAATACCTAACAGACTTTTAGACACTTTGGAGGAAACAAAATGACGCAACGGATTGGCTACGCACGTGTATCCACCTTTCACCAGGATTTCAGCTCCCAACAGCAGTTGCTAGAAGAAGCCGGCTGCCATCGGATCTTTACCGAGAAAGTGACAGGCACAACGGCCATTGAACGGGAGCAGCTGCGAGAAGCCATTCGGTACGCCCGCCCCGGTGATATCCTCGTGGTGACAAAAATTGACCGCCTGGCCCGTTCCATTATTGATTTGAACAATATCGTCCATGAACTGGCGTC contains these protein-coding regions:
- a CDS encoding helix-turn-helix transcriptional regulator — encoded protein: MNVGEQLRHLREHHDMSREELAQEMNVSRQAVYKWETNKGYPDIDNLIRLSELYEFTLDELIKVDPAFQKKIAIDEQNDLSDPGFYLGAILVLIGIFLDFGTFSYALTIFGLLTMCFYEEFKKMFWRIKRDFQEEK